One Candidatus Poribacteria bacterium DNA window includes the following coding sequences:
- a CDS encoding DUF58 domain-containing protein has product MNESYRQYLIDGERAGARYALTAPRNVPFGIAGSQMGKRPGSSLEFIDHREYQPGDDLRRIDWSSFARSDKLTVKLYRDEVSPHLDVVIDGSRSMALEDSPKAQATLGLAAVFATAASNVGYAHTAWVAGDGCRQVGNGTDRPSIWDEIDFAYRGDLSTSFVKLPPSWRPFGLRVLLSDLLWPEDPLTVLAQFAERATAVVVVQVLAKADANPTERGNIRLIDSETEAVQEIFLDPVAEKRYRDALACHQESWHLAAKQTGAIMTTVVAEQILSDWRLEALVAAEVLSIT; this is encoded by the coding sequence ATGAATGAAAGTTACCGACAATATCTCATAGATGGTGAACGTGCCGGTGCACGATACGCTTTGACAGCACCGCGCAATGTCCCCTTCGGGATTGCCGGCAGTCAAATGGGGAAACGTCCGGGCAGTTCACTGGAATTTATCGACCACCGCGAATACCAACCGGGCGACGACCTACGCCGAATTGACTGGAGCAGTTTCGCGCGGAGCGATAAATTAACCGTCAAATTATACCGGGACGAAGTCAGTCCACATCTGGATGTCGTCATCGACGGTTCACGCTCCATGGCACTCGAAGATAGCCCCAAGGCACAAGCGACGCTCGGGTTAGCGGCAGTCTTTGCGACTGCCGCATCAAATGTCGGATACGCTCACACCGCTTGGGTCGCGGGTGATGGTTGTCGGCAAGTGGGCAATGGTACAGACCGTCCGTCAATTTGGGACGAGATTGATTTTGCGTACCGTGGAGATCTGTCAACCTCATTTGTCAAGCTGCCTCCATCATGGCGTCCGTTTGGGTTGCGCGTGCTGCTCAGTGACCTGCTCTGGCCCGAAGATCCATTAACAGTATTGGCTCAATTTGCCGAGCGAGCGACAGCGGTTGTTGTGGTGCAGGTCTTGGCGAAGGCTGATGCGAATCCGACCGAACGTGGGAACATCCGACTCATTGACTCAGAGACGGAAGCGGTGCAGGAAATCTTTTTGGATCCCGTCGCCGAAAAACGGTATCGTGATGCGCTTGCCTGTCATCAGGAAAGTTGGCATCTGGCTGCGAAACAGACGGGAGCGATTATGACAACGGTTGTCGCGGAGCAAATATTGAGCGACTGGCGATTGGAGGCGTTAGTTGCGGCGGAGGTGCTTAGTATCACGTGA